The following are encoded in a window of Kogia breviceps isolate mKogBre1 chromosome 12, mKogBre1 haplotype 1, whole genome shotgun sequence genomic DNA:
- the CYB5R3 gene encoding NADH-cytochrome b5 reductase 3 isoform X2, translating to MKLFQRSTPAITLENPDIKYPLRLIDKEAISHDTRRFRFALPSPEHILGLPVGQHIYLSARIDGSLVIRPYTPISSDDDKGFVDLVIKVYFKDTHPKFPAGGKMSQYLESMKIGDTIEFRGPNGLLVYQGKGKFAIRPDKKSNPVITAVKSVGMIAGGTGITPMLQLIRAIMKDPDDQTVCHLLFANQTEKDILLRPELEELRNEHSARFKLWYTVDKAPEAWDYSQGFVNEEMIRDHLPPPEEEPLVLMCGPPPMIQYACQPNLDRVGHPRERCFTF from the exons GCCATCAGCCACGATACCCGCCGGTTCCGCTTTGCTCTGCCGTCACCCGAGCACATCCTGGGCCTCCCTGTCG GCCAGCACATCTACCTCTCGGCCCGAATCGATGGCAGCCTAGTCATTCGGCCCTACACGCCCATCTCCAGCGACGACGACAAGGGCTTTGTGGACCTGGTCATCAAG GTTTACTTCAAAGACACCCACCCCAAGTTTCCCGCTGGAGGGAAGATGTCCCAGTACCTGGAAAGCATGAAGATTGGAGACACCATTGAGTTCCGAGGCCCAAATGGGCTGCTGGTCTACCAGGGCAAAG gaAAGTTTGCCATCCGTCCGGACAAGAAATCCAACCCTGTCATCACAGCGGTGAAGTCTGTGGGCATGATTGCAGGAGGAACGG GCATCACCCCAATGCTGCAGCTGATCCGTGCCATCATGAAGGACCCGGATGATCAAACCGTGTGCCACCTGCTCTTTGCCAACCAG ACTGAGAAGGACATCCTGCTGCGGCCCGAGCTGGAGGAACTGAGGAACGAACATTCTGCCCGCTTCAAGCTCTGGTACACGGTGGACAAGGCCCCTGAAG CCTGGGACTACAGCCAGGGCTTCGTGAACGAGGAGATGATCCGGGACCACCTTCCGCCCCCAGAGGAGGAGCCGCTGGTGCTGATGTGCGGACCCCCGCCCATGATCCAGTACGCCTGCCAGCCCAACCTGGACCGCGTGGGCCACCCCAGGGAGCGCTGCTTCACCTTCTGA